In a genomic window of Microterricola viridarii:
- a CDS encoding diguanylate cyclase domain-containing protein, producing the protein MIDGWTISLASALIVVVTATLFVGGTIVHKDSSAGRLWAAGYLAGILTTTSYLAWQLSPELWWASAVGNAGFVAGTAFFWLGCRRHNGRRGPNWAATVGSFVVLVAGLIPGPDSDEWAGAQVYFAAIVLFAVLSAVECSRGEMRRARGSRPMFVVFSVQAAFFAGRLVFFTVGGPDSDVFSLFFGSSALALVTMLMSVVLFNSMSLIRFAQGAVAESAPRAGRRTDGHSCYTVDDVLTAGAFGRIVGDWLDRSEYHDEQLALLHIDLDDLREINTAFGPAHSNAILARYTAVVRQFGPPHAAIGSTGTGRLSLIAPVASSEGARAIAQTLQSGLLEDSLAEFAGLRPTISIGIALTDYTGFDFERLDRAARSACKRASDAGGNRVVFDAGAVPATVDGSGQR; encoded by the coding sequence ATGATCGACGGTTGGACCATCTCGTTGGCCAGCGCACTCATCGTGGTCGTGACGGCCACGCTCTTCGTGGGCGGAACGATCGTGCACAAGGACAGCTCGGCAGGCCGGCTCTGGGCCGCCGGCTATCTGGCGGGCATCCTCACGACGACCAGCTACCTGGCGTGGCAGCTCTCCCCGGAGCTCTGGTGGGCCTCGGCCGTCGGCAATGCCGGATTCGTCGCCGGCACCGCCTTCTTCTGGCTGGGATGCCGCCGTCACAACGGGCGGCGCGGGCCGAACTGGGCGGCGACCGTCGGCAGCTTCGTGGTGCTCGTCGCCGGGCTGATCCCCGGGCCGGACAGCGATGAGTGGGCCGGCGCGCAGGTCTACTTCGCGGCGATCGTGCTGTTCGCCGTTCTCTCCGCGGTCGAGTGCTCGCGAGGTGAGATGCGGCGGGCGCGCGGTTCGCGGCCGATGTTCGTCGTGTTCAGCGTGCAGGCAGCATTCTTCGCCGGGCGGCTCGTCTTCTTCACCGTCGGCGGCCCGGACTCAGACGTCTTCAGCCTGTTCTTCGGCTCGTCTGCGCTGGCACTCGTCACAATGCTCATGTCGGTCGTGCTCTTCAACTCGATGTCCCTGATCCGATTCGCCCAGGGCGCCGTCGCCGAGTCGGCGCCGCGTGCGGGCCGCCGCACCGACGGGCACAGTTGCTACACCGTCGACGACGTCCTCACGGCGGGTGCTTTCGGGCGCATCGTCGGCGACTGGCTGGATCGCTCGGAGTACCACGATGAGCAGCTGGCGCTGCTCCACATCGACCTGGACGACCTGCGCGAGATCAACACCGCATTCGGGCCGGCGCACAGCAACGCGATTCTCGCGAGGTACACCGCGGTCGTGCGCCAGTTCGGGCCGCCGCACGCGGCGATCGGCAGCACCGGAACCGGGCGCTTGTCGTTGATTGCCCCCGTGGCCTCCAGCGAAGGGGCGCGTGCGATCGCCCAAACCCTGCAATCGGGCCTGCTGGAGGACTCGCTCGCCGAGTTCGCCGGCCTGCGCCCGACGATCAGCATCGGCATCGCGCTCACCGACTACACCGGTTTCGACTTCGAGCGCCTCGACCGCGCCGCGCGGAGCGCCTGCAAGAGGGCCTCGGATGCCGGCGGCAACCGCGTGGTGTTCGACGCCGGCGCCGTGCCGGCAACGGTCGACGGATCCGGCCAGCGCTGA
- a CDS encoding sensor histidine kinase, which yields MALRDRDDLVASVSHELRTPLTSVLGYLELTLDGGGLPPAAEAQLQVAHKNANRLLDLLADILAASNGAEQPMVLQPGPCALLDVVEQSIESLLPWASEREIRIDCAAAEATSLIADGSRLRQLIDNVISNAIKYNVDRGAVSIGLTSDEKMVWLIVRDTGIGIADEEQPRLFERFFRSESVRNSTVHGSGLGLGISREIARLHGGDLTVQSVEGEGTTVLVTLPKDRDRA from the coding sequence ATGGCCCTGCGTGACCGCGACGACCTCGTCGCCTCGGTGTCGCATGAGCTGCGCACGCCACTGACCTCGGTGCTCGGCTACCTCGAACTCACCCTCGACGGGGGCGGCCTCCCGCCCGCGGCCGAGGCGCAGCTGCAGGTCGCCCACAAGAACGCCAACCGGCTCCTCGACCTGCTCGCCGATATCCTGGCCGCCTCGAACGGGGCGGAACAGCCGATGGTGTTGCAACCCGGCCCGTGCGCGCTGCTCGACGTCGTGGAGCAGTCGATCGAGTCGCTCCTGCCGTGGGCCAGCGAACGCGAGATCCGCATCGATTGCGCCGCGGCCGAGGCGACATCGCTGATCGCGGACGGCTCGCGCCTGCGCCAGCTGATCGACAACGTGATCTCGAACGCGATCAAGTACAACGTCGACAGGGGCGCCGTCTCGATCGGCCTCACCAGCGACGAGAAGATGGTGTGGCTGATCGTGCGCGACACCGGAATCGGCATCGCCGACGAGGAGCAGCCCCGGCTGTTCGAGCGGTTCTTCCGCTCCGAGTCCGTGCGCAATTCCACCGTGCACGGCAGCGGGCTCGGACTGGGGATCAGCAGGGAGATCGCCCGGCTGCATGGCGGCGATCTCACCGTGCAAAGCGTCGAGGGGGAGGGCACCACCGTGCTCGTCACCCTTCCGAAAGACAGGGACAGGGCATGA
- a CDS encoding SDR family NAD(P)-dependent oxidoreductase — MRLADKNAIVTGGAGGIGRATALAFAAEGARVAVVDLRADAADAVAAEIRANGGSAIAVAADVSSEADIQRVIATTLAEFGGVDVVFNNAGIIRRTTAVETTAEEWDLVFGVNVKSIFLMCKHIVPVMAAAGGGSIVNTGSGWGLKGGGQAISYCASKGAVLNMTRALAIDHGPQGIRVNSVNPGDVNTGMLLEEARQLDQDAQAFLAESADRPLGRMGEPNEIAAAVVWLASDESSYVTGSALVVDGGGIA, encoded by the coding sequence ATGCGTCTGGCCGACAAGAATGCCATCGTCACCGGCGGGGCGGGCGGCATCGGCCGTGCCACGGCGCTGGCCTTCGCCGCGGAAGGCGCCCGGGTCGCCGTCGTCGACCTGCGGGCGGATGCCGCAGACGCTGTGGCCGCCGAGATCCGCGCGAACGGCGGCAGCGCCATCGCCGTCGCCGCAGATGTGTCGAGCGAGGCCGACATCCAGCGCGTCATCGCCACCACGCTCGCGGAGTTCGGCGGAGTCGACGTCGTCTTCAACAATGCCGGGATCATCCGGCGCACGACGGCGGTCGAGACCACTGCAGAGGAGTGGGACCTGGTCTTCGGCGTCAACGTGAAGTCGATCTTCCTGATGTGCAAGCACATCGTGCCGGTCATGGCGGCGGCCGGCGGCGGCTCCATTGTCAACACCGGCTCCGGCTGGGGGCTGAAGGGCGGCGGCCAGGCGATCTCCTACTGCGCATCGAAGGGGGCCGTGCTCAACATGACGCGCGCACTCGCCATCGACCACGGACCGCAGGGCATCCGGGTCAACTCGGTGAACCCGGGCGACGTGAACACGGGCATGCTCCTTGAGGAGGCCCGGCAGCTCGACCAGGACGCACAGGCGTTCCTCGCCGAGTCCGCCGACCGGCCACTCGGGCGGATGGGCGAGCCGAATGAGATCGCGGCCGCTGTGGTCTGGCTGGCCAGCGACGAGTCCTCCTACGTCACCGGGTCCGCGCTCGTCGTCGACGGCGGCGGCATCGCCTGA
- a CDS encoding GntR family transcriptional regulator yields MAIERRSLRSQVREELLARMRNGVVQPGERINEVQLASELGVSRTPLREALIALESEGQIESESGKGFRFVPLSAREFEELAPIMANLESLALSLTDPAELPAIGARLTQLAADFDQEVAVHALVASKDDEWHAVMLSGCPNGRLLHLIAGMRQAYHRYESLLVADEVMISRVAAEHSLIASHLVDGDVAAASVALHANWMNGMRRLLATASSQYLTA; encoded by the coding sequence ATGGCTATCGAACGTCGCTCACTCCGCTCCCAGGTGCGGGAGGAGCTGCTCGCGCGCATGCGCAATGGCGTCGTCCAGCCGGGCGAGCGCATCAACGAGGTGCAACTGGCCAGCGAGCTCGGCGTGAGCCGCACCCCGCTACGCGAGGCGCTGATCGCCCTCGAGAGCGAGGGGCAGATCGAGAGCGAGAGCGGCAAGGGCTTCCGCTTCGTTCCGCTCAGCGCGCGCGAGTTCGAGGAGCTCGCACCCATCATGGCCAACCTCGAGTCGCTGGCGCTCTCGCTGACGGATCCGGCCGAGCTGCCGGCCATCGGCGCCCGGCTCACCCAGCTGGCTGCCGACTTCGACCAGGAGGTCGCGGTGCACGCGCTCGTCGCCAGCAAGGACGACGAGTGGCACGCGGTCATGCTGAGCGGCTGCCCGAATGGGCGCCTGCTGCACCTCATCGCCGGCATGCGGCAGGCCTATCATCGCTACGAGTCGCTGCTGGTCGCCGACGAGGTCATGATCTCGCGGGTGGCGGCCGAGCACAGCCTCATCGCCAGCCACCTGGTCGATGGCGACGTCGCCGCGGCATCCGTCGCCCTGCACGCGAACTGGATGAATGGCATGCGCCGCCTGCTCGCGACCGCGAGCAGCCAGTACCTCACCGCCTAG
- a CDS encoding aspartate-semialdehyde dehydrogenase, which translates to MSSSQGINIGVVGATGQVGTVVRRLLEERDFPVAQIRYFASARSAGSTLPWRGEDVVIEDAATADPTGLDVAIFSAGATLSKAQAPRFAAAGVIVIDNSSGFRMDPDVPLVVSEVNPDAIKQAKKGIIANPNCTTMAAMPVLKVLHEAAGLERLVVNTYQAVSGSGLVGATELETQVRAAIDGDVQGLVHDGGAVTMPEPTVYAKNIAFNVIPLAGSIVDDGSFETDEEKKLRNESRKILDLPGLLVSGTCVRVPVFTGHSLSVNAEFANPITVEQATALLSNAPGVQLSDVPTPLEAAGTDPSYVGRIRQDEGAPDGRGLALFISNDNLRKGAALNAVQIAELVAASL; encoded by the coding sequence GTGAGCAGCAGCCAGGGCATCAACATCGGCGTCGTCGGAGCGACCGGGCAGGTCGGCACCGTCGTGCGCCGCCTCCTCGAGGAGCGCGACTTCCCCGTCGCGCAGATTCGCTACTTCGCCTCGGCCCGCTCGGCCGGCAGCACCCTGCCCTGGCGCGGCGAGGACGTCGTCATCGAGGATGCCGCCACGGCAGACCCCACCGGCCTGGACGTCGCCATCTTCTCGGCCGGCGCGACCCTCTCCAAGGCACAGGCGCCCCGCTTCGCGGCGGCCGGCGTCATCGTCATCGACAACTCCAGCGGGTTCCGCATGGACCCGGACGTGCCGCTCGTGGTCAGCGAGGTGAACCCGGACGCCATCAAGCAGGCCAAGAAGGGCATCATCGCCAACCCCAACTGCACCACCATGGCGGCCATGCCCGTGCTCAAGGTGCTGCACGAGGCAGCAGGCCTCGAGCGTCTCGTCGTGAACACCTACCAGGCGGTCTCCGGCAGCGGCCTCGTCGGCGCCACCGAGCTCGAGACCCAGGTCCGCGCGGCGATCGATGGCGACGTGCAGGGCCTCGTGCACGACGGTGGCGCCGTCACCATGCCCGAGCCCACCGTCTACGCCAAGAACATCGCTTTCAACGTGATCCCGCTGGCCGGCTCGATCGTCGATGACGGGTCGTTCGAGACCGACGAGGAGAAGAAGCTGCGCAACGAGAGCCGCAAGATTCTCGACCTGCCCGGCCTGCTGGTGAGCGGCACCTGCGTGCGCGTGCCCGTCTTCACCGGCCACTCGCTCTCGGTCAACGCCGAGTTCGCCAACCCGATCACCGTCGAGCAGGCCACCGCGCTGCTCTCCAACGCCCCCGGCGTGCAGCTCAGCGACGTGCCGACCCCGCTCGAGGCAGCCGGCACCGACCCCAGCTACGTCGGCCGGATCCGCCAGGACGAGGGCGCTCCCGATGGCCGCGGGCTCGCGCTGTTCATCTCGAACGACAACCTGCGCAAGGGCGCGGCCCTGAACGCCGTGCAGATCGCGGAGCTCGTCGCCGCCTCGCTGTAG
- a CDS encoding aspartate kinase, with the protein MTLIVQKFGGSSVSDAEGIKRVAKRIVETRKAGNDVVVAVSAMGDSTDELLDLAHEVTPIPAPRELDMLLTAGERISMALLAMAIKSLGHDARSFTGSQAGMITDAHHGSARIVDVTPVRLREALDEGAIVIVAGFQGFNRDTKDITTLGRGGSDTTAVALAAALDADICEIYTDVDGVFTSDPRVVPLARKIDRITSEEMLELAASGAKVLHIRAVEYARRHGVTLHVRSSFNNNEGTIVYNPAPSPEGEESNVEDPIIAGVASDLSEAKITVVGVPDVPGKAAEIFTIVARTDANVDMIVQNVSSAATGLTDISFTVPKSQGQAALTALSNAQAEVGFESLQYDDQIGKLALVGAGMRTNAGVSAKLFDALNKAGINIEMISTSEIRISVVTRADSVNEALRAVHTAFDLDAEQAAVVHGGTGR; encoded by the coding sequence GTGACTTTGATCGTGCAGAAGTTCGGCGGGTCTTCCGTCTCGGATGCCGAAGGCATCAAGCGAGTTGCCAAGCGCATCGTCGAGACGCGCAAGGCCGGCAACGACGTCGTCGTGGCTGTGAGCGCTATGGGCGACTCCACCGACGAGCTGCTCGACCTCGCCCACGAGGTCACCCCGATTCCCGCGCCGCGCGAGCTGGACATGCTGCTCACCGCCGGCGAACGCATCTCGATGGCGCTGCTCGCCATGGCGATCAAGAGCCTCGGCCACGACGCGCGCTCCTTCACGGGCAGCCAGGCCGGCATGATCACCGACGCCCACCACGGCTCCGCCCGCATCGTCGACGTGACCCCGGTGCGCCTGCGCGAGGCCCTCGACGAGGGCGCGATCGTCATCGTCGCCGGCTTCCAGGGCTTCAACCGCGACACCAAGGACATCACCACCCTCGGCCGCGGCGGCTCCGACACCACCGCCGTCGCCCTCGCCGCCGCGCTGGACGCCGACATCTGCGAGATCTACACCGACGTCGACGGCGTCTTCACCTCCGACCCGCGCGTGGTGCCGCTGGCCCGCAAGATCGACCGCATCACCAGCGAGGAGATGCTGGAGCTCGCGGCATCCGGGGCCAAAGTCCTTCATATTCGTGCAGTGGAATATGCGCGCCGCCACGGCGTCACGCTGCACGTGCGCTCCTCGTTCAACAACAACGAGGGCACCATCGTCTACAACCCGGCGCCCAGCCCCGAGGGAGAAGAGAGCAACGTGGAAGACCCGATCATCGCTGGTGTTGCCAGCGACCTGAGCGAAGCCAAGATCACCGTCGTCGGCGTGCCCGACGTCCCCGGCAAGGCGGCCGAGATCTTCACGATCGTCGCGCGCACCGACGCCAACGTCGACATGATCGTGCAGAACGTCTCGAGCGCGGCCACCGGCCTCACCGACATCAGCTTCACCGTGCCCAAGAGCCAGGGCCAGGCGGCGCTCACCGCGCTCAGCAACGCCCAGGCCGAGGTCGGCTTCGAGAGCCTGCAGTACGACGACCAGATCGGCAAGCTGGCCCTCGTCGGCGCCGGCATGCGCACGAACGCCGGCGTCTCCGCCAAGCTGTTCGACGCCCTGAACAAGGCGGGCATCAACATCGAGATGATCTCCACCAGCGAGATCCGCATCTCGGTCGTCACCCGCGCCGACTCGGTCAACGAGGCCCTGCGCGCCGTGCACACCGCGTTCGACCTCGATGCAGAGCAGGCTGCCGTCGTGCACGGCGGCACCGGCCGCTAG
- the recR gene encoding recombination mediator RecR has translation MYEGIVQDLIDELGRLPGIGPKSAQRIAFHILQTENFDVSHLAEILTTVREKVKFCSICGNISEQETCAICRDPRRDPALICVVEEAKDVVAIERTREFRGLYHVLGGAISPIDGIGPDQLRIRELMQRLADGTVTEVILATDPNLEGEATATYLSRLLTTLEIRVTRLASGLPVGGDLEYADEVTLGRAFEGRRVVG, from the coding sequence GTGTACGAAGGAATCGTTCAGGACCTCATTGACGAGCTCGGCCGGCTGCCCGGAATCGGGCCGAAGTCTGCCCAGCGCATCGCGTTCCACATTCTGCAGACCGAGAACTTCGACGTCTCGCACCTGGCCGAGATCCTCACCACCGTGCGCGAGAAGGTGAAGTTCTGCAGCATCTGCGGCAACATCTCCGAGCAGGAGACGTGCGCGATCTGCCGCGACCCGCGCCGCGACCCGGCGCTGATCTGCGTGGTCGAGGAGGCCAAGGACGTCGTCGCGATCGAGCGCACGCGCGAGTTCCGCGGGCTCTACCACGTGCTCGGCGGAGCGATCAGCCCCATCGACGGCATCGGTCCTGACCAGCTCCGCATCCGCGAGCTGATGCAGCGCCTCGCCGACGGCACCGTCACCGAGGTGATCCTCGCCACCGACCCCAACCTGGAGGGGGAGGCGACCGCGACGTACCTGTCGCGGCTGCTCACCACCCTCGAGATCCGGGTCACCCGCCTCGCCTCCGGCCTGCCCGTCGGCGGCGACCTCGAGTACGCCGACGAGGTCACCCTCGGTCGGGCCTTCGAGGGGCGCCGCGTCGTCGGCTAG
- a CDS encoding DNA polymerase III subunit gamma and tau, with protein sequence MIGQSQVTDPLMTALRTNRVNHAYLFSGPRGCGKTTSARILARCLNCAEGPTDTPCGVCPSCVELSRDGGGSLDVVEIDAASHGGVDDARDLRERAIFAPARDRYKIFIMDEAHMVTSSGFNALLKIVEEPPEHVKFIFATTEPEKVIGTIRSRTHHYPFRLVPPGPMLEYVQTLCEAEGVTVAPGVLPLVVRAGGGSPRDTLSLLDQLMAGSEASTVDYERAVALLGYTHGALLDEVIDAIGAREAGAAFEAVDRVIQTGQDPRRFVEDLLERLRDLIVVAASTPAAAASVLRGVPQEELDAMGAQATRYGQAELSRTADIVNAALTEMTGATSPRLHLELMIARALVPSSDDTERGALARVERLERRVGVTDAAGDRPAAPAAPAAAVAPPAAVPAAAPAEVPAAVAAAAEFIDRAKNDRAQTPVASGPVGPVTWATPGVTGAPPAPAPAPAAAPAPAAAPAAAAPAAPASSSLPGGATIPASAMPVPVGPISLQQMRDAWPQVLEVVKTANMNAWVVLLTAVVREYREDGTLLLAFPSENDVAALKKPAAPGQGVGDHLKKAVSTVLGVTPKLLARAESGEQRGSKPAQAAAPTPPSAPDAADAEPDRARPAAATAPVQSAPVRSAPAQAAPAQQAPAPARPAPVVNAGGWSVVQIPQSDPEPVAEPAAAPAAPAERATPPAAPAPAAAPAADGWAPAEEPPFADEPPYDDEPPFDPNFDAAPPDQGLRSGPSVSTPAAGGPPRPAGAPAAPAAATPPAAASAPAAAAKAPQRPAPQRPAQAPSRGDGVQRYGESVVREILGATFIEEQQHNPSPRATMRDGQG encoded by the coding sequence ATGATCGGTCAGTCGCAGGTGACCGATCCGTTGATGACGGCCCTGCGCACCAACCGTGTTAATCACGCCTACCTCTTCAGCGGCCCGCGCGGCTGCGGCAAGACGACGTCTGCCCGCATCTTGGCGCGCTGCCTGAACTGCGCGGAGGGCCCGACGGACACCCCGTGCGGCGTCTGCCCGAGCTGTGTCGAGCTCTCCCGCGACGGCGGCGGCTCGCTCGACGTCGTCGAGATCGACGCGGCCAGCCACGGCGGCGTCGACGACGCCCGCGATCTGCGCGAGCGCGCGATCTTCGCCCCGGCCCGCGACCGCTACAAGATCTTCATCATGGACGAGGCGCACATGGTGACCTCGAGCGGATTCAACGCGCTGCTGAAGATCGTCGAAGAGCCGCCGGAGCACGTCAAGTTCATCTTCGCGACGACCGAGCCGGAGAAGGTCATCGGCACGATCCGCTCGCGCACCCACCACTACCCGTTCCGGTTGGTGCCGCCCGGCCCGATGCTCGAATACGTGCAGACCCTCTGCGAGGCGGAGGGCGTCACCGTCGCCCCCGGCGTTCTGCCGCTCGTCGTGCGCGCCGGCGGCGGCTCGCCGCGCGACACGCTCTCCCTGCTCGACCAGCTGATGGCCGGCTCCGAGGCGTCCACCGTCGACTACGAGCGCGCCGTCGCGCTGCTCGGCTACACCCACGGCGCCCTGCTCGACGAGGTCATCGACGCGATCGGTGCCCGCGAGGCCGGCGCCGCCTTCGAGGCCGTCGACCGCGTCATCCAGACCGGCCAGGACCCGCGCCGCTTCGTCGAGGACCTGCTCGAGCGGCTGCGCGACCTGATCGTCGTCGCCGCGAGCACGCCGGCCGCTGCGGCATCCGTGCTGCGCGGCGTGCCGCAGGAGGAGCTGGACGCCATGGGCGCCCAGGCCACCCGCTACGGTCAGGCGGAGCTCTCGCGCACCGCCGACATCGTGAACGCCGCACTGACCGAGATGACCGGGGCCACCTCGCCGCGGCTGCACCTCGAGCTCATGATCGCGCGCGCCCTGGTGCCCTCCAGCGACGACACGGAGCGCGGTGCCCTGGCCCGCGTCGAGCGGCTTGAGCGCCGGGTCGGGGTGACGGACGCCGCGGGCGACCGCCCCGCAGCGCCCGCAGCGCCCGCGGCGGCCGTTGCCCCGCCCGCCGCGGTGCCTGCCGCCGCGCCTGCCGAGGTGCCCGCTGCTGTCGCTGCCGCCGCCGAATTCATCGACCGGGCGAAGAACGACCGTGCCCAGACCCCGGTGGCATCCGGCCCGGTTGGGCCCGTCACGTGGGCGACGCCCGGTGTGACCGGGGCCCCGCCTGCTCCGGCACCGGCCCCCGCTGCTGCACCGGCCCCCGCTGCTGCACCGGCCGCCGCTGCGCCCGCCGCACCCGCCAGCTCCTCGCTGCCCGGCGGGGCCACGATCCCGGCCTCCGCGATGCCGGTGCCGGTTGGCCCGATCTCGCTGCAGCAGATGCGCGACGCCTGGCCACAGGTGCTCGAGGTCGTCAAGACCGCGAACATGAACGCCTGGGTGGTGCTGCTCACCGCCGTGGTGCGCGAGTACCGCGAGGACGGCACGCTGCTGCTGGCCTTCCCGAGCGAGAACGACGTCGCCGCACTGAAGAAGCCCGCGGCCCCCGGCCAGGGCGTCGGCGACCACCTGAAGAAGGCCGTCAGCACGGTCCTCGGAGTAACGCCGAAGCTGCTGGCGCGCGCGGAGAGCGGCGAACAGCGCGGCTCCAAGCCGGCCCAGGCCGCTGCACCGACGCCCCCTTCGGCGCCGGATGCCGCAGACGCGGAGCCCGACCGAGCACGTCCAGCCGCGGCGACAGCGCCCGTTCAGTCGGCACCCGTTCGGTCCGCGCCCGCGCAGGCTGCCCCCGCGCAGCAGGCTCCGGCGCCGGCGCGACCGGCTCCGGTCGTGAACGCCGGCGGCTGGTCGGTCGTGCAGATTCCACAGTCCGACCCGGAACCGGTCGCAGAGCCAGCAGCCGCGCCCGCCGCACCCGCCGAGCGGGCGACACCGCCGGCCGCTCCCGCTCCCGCTGCCGCGCCGGCCGCGGATGGCTGGGCGCCCGCCGAGGAGCCGCCGTTCGCCGACGAGCCCCCCTACGACGACGAGCCGCCGTTCGACCCGAACTTTGACGCCGCCCCGCCGGACCAGGGCCTCCGCTCCGGGCCCTCGGTCTCGACACCCGCCGCAGGCGGCCCTCCTCGACCAGCGGGAGCGCCGGCCGCGCCGGCAGCGGCAACGCCTCCGGCAGCGGCATCCGCCCCCGCCGCGGCCGCGAAGGCCCCGCAGCGCCCGGCGCCGCAACGGCCGGCGCAGGCGCCCAGCCGCGGTGACGGCGTGCAGCGCTACGGCGAGTCGGTGGTCCGCGAGATTCTCGGCGCGACCTTCATCGAGGAACAACAACACAACCCATCGCCGCGCGCGACGATGAGAGACGGCCAAGGCTAA
- a CDS encoding glycosyltransferase 87 family protein: MSRLFRKPGDGVASVATPLERDFSQRPRTLIVGFALLHAVFLLALLPSFLGGIAIGDLSLYRAWVETSLTTGLWRGIQIPWVYPIGAVAPMGLADSLGPMLFPFLWFLLTTVLNGLSIAVLTDFGRKASGFTAAWWWLLVIFILSPVGLFRLEGIVAPIVIIALVLLARRPALAGVLLAVATWIKVWPVAVFLAVLGVGRQWLAVAAGGALITLGVVGAAIGLGGSPETLLSFVSDQSDRGLQLEAPISTPWVWMAALERPGSYIFQNSALATREVAGEGAASAAAATTPLMLLAMALIFALLLRARRRETDAENLLVHGALALTCALVVFNKVGSPQYMLWIAPVVVVGLFHDAQRWRTPSYLVLVISVLTTFIFPVFYMPLAAGNIAAVLLLTVRNVLLVVLFAWSVWRLWRLATPPDSAPDGVASARSWGRLSRPGVPVPPASGPHVSPGK, from the coding sequence ATGTCACGACTGTTCCGCAAGCCGGGTGACGGCGTCGCCAGCGTTGCCACGCCGCTCGAGCGCGACTTCTCGCAGCGGCCGCGCACGCTCATCGTCGGCTTCGCGCTGTTGCACGCTGTCTTCCTGCTCGCCCTCCTGCCCTCCTTCCTCGGCGGCATCGCAATCGGCGATCTCTCGCTGTACCGGGCCTGGGTCGAGACCTCGCTGACCACGGGCCTCTGGCGCGGGATCCAGATTCCGTGGGTGTACCCCATCGGGGCGGTGGCCCCGATGGGACTGGCGGACTCCCTCGGCCCGATGCTCTTCCCCTTCCTCTGGTTCCTCCTCACGACGGTGCTGAACGGCCTGTCGATCGCCGTGCTCACCGACTTCGGCCGCAAGGCGAGCGGCTTCACCGCCGCCTGGTGGTGGCTGCTCGTGATCTTCATCCTCAGCCCGGTCGGGCTGTTCCGGTTGGAGGGCATCGTCGCCCCGATCGTCATCATCGCCCTGGTGCTGCTGGCCCGCCGCCCGGCGCTGGCCGGGGTGCTGCTCGCCGTCGCGACCTGGATCAAGGTGTGGCCCGTCGCCGTGTTCCTCGCGGTGCTCGGGGTGGGGCGGCAGTGGCTGGCCGTGGCCGCCGGCGGCGCTCTCATCACGCTCGGAGTCGTCGGGGCGGCGATCGGCTTGGGCGGCTCACCCGAGACCCTCCTGAGCTTCGTCTCTGACCAGTCGGACCGCGGGCTCCAGCTCGAGGCGCCGATCTCGACCCCCTGGGTCTGGATGGCGGCGCTGGAGCGCCCCGGCAGCTACATCTTCCAGAACTCCGCGCTGGCCACGCGGGAGGTGGCGGGAGAGGGGGCCGCCTCGGCGGCGGCTGCGACGACCCCGCTGATGCTCCTCGCGATGGCGCTGATCTTCGCCCTGCTCCTGCGCGCCCGCCGGCGGGAGACGGATGCCGAGAACCTCCTCGTGCACGGGGCGCTGGCGCTGACCTGCGCGCTCGTGGTGTTCAACAAGGTCGGCTCTCCGCAGTACATGCTCTGGATCGCGCCGGTCGTCGTCGTCGGGCTGTTCCACGACGCGCAGCGCTGGCGCACACCCTCGTACCTGGTGCTGGTGATCTCCGTGCTCACGACGTTCATCTTCCCCGTCTTCTACATGCCGCTCGCCGCGGGCAACATCGCCGCGGTGCTGCTGCTGACGGTGCGCAATGTGCTGCTCGTCGTGCTGTTCGCCTGGTCGGTCTGGCGGCTCTGGCGACTGGCCACCCCGCCGGACTCCGCTCCGGACGGAGTCGCCTCCGCGCGCAGCTGGGGGCGGCTGAGCCGGCCCGGTGTGCCGGTGCCGCCGGCATCCGGCCCTCATGTCAGCCCGGGCAAGTAG